A region from the Mesotoga infera genome encodes:
- a CDS encoding amino acid ABC transporter permease: MPALLKGMWVTLQITFLTLGLGLILALPISFGQGYGNKWIKAFIAGYEKILRSIPELVILFLIFYGFPRIGVRFSPFVAVVIGLGFRSSAYQSQIFRGAINSVSSAQMRAARSLGMTNLKGFINVVLPQAVRIALPPWTNEFTIVLKDSSLAYALGVTELLRQGGYIIATKYEPMLIYLTVAAMYFIVTIIINRTLGSVEKRLAIPGFDVMETVR, from the coding sequence TTGCCCGCACTCCTCAAAGGAATGTGGGTGACACTTCAAATCACTTTTTTGACTCTGGGGTTGGGCCTTATTCTGGCCCTCCCCATTTCTTTTGGCCAGGGCTACGGAAACAAGTGGATAAAGGCCTTCATTGCGGGCTATGAAAAGATCCTCAGAAGCATTCCGGAACTGGTAATTCTCTTTCTAATATTCTATGGGTTTCCGAGAATTGGAGTCAGATTCTCTCCATTTGTCGCTGTAGTAATTGGACTGGGCTTCAGATCCTCCGCCTATCAATCACAGATCTTCCGGGGAGCCATAAACTCTGTCAGCTCGGCTCAAATGAGAGCTGCCAGATCCCTGGGAATGACCAACCTGAAGGGGTTCATAAATGTTGTTCTTCCACAGGCAGTAAGGATCGCTCTACCGCCATGGACAAACGAGTTCACGATAGTCCTTAAGGACTCGTCTCTCGCCTATGCGCTTGGAGTGACAGAGCTTCTTCGCCAGGGTGGATACATTATTGCCACCAAGTATGAACCGATGCTTATCTATCTCACGGTTGCCGCCATGTACTTCATAGTGACAATAATCATCAACAGGACTCTGGGAAGCGTCGAAAAGCGGCTTGCTATACCTGGATTCGATGTAATGGAGACGGTAAGATGA
- a CDS encoding amino acid ABC transporter ATP-binding protein: MSDNRVVLRVENLKKSFGGKEVLKGVSFNMNEGETKVIIGPSGTGKSTLLSCINMLVTPDEGKIWLEEEEVTSAKNINRIRQEIGFVFQDFGLFNHLTALRNVMVGLTKVKKVEKEKARELAMKELKRVGLEREAKMYPAQLSGGQKQRVGIARALAMQPKIILFDEPTSALDPELIGEVLSVMKNLAESGMTMLVVTHEMGFARTVSDEIIFMEHGHIVEQSSPEEMFKNPKNARTKEFLFKLNELYGE; this comes from the coding sequence ATGAGCGATAACAGAGTCGTGCTTAGGGTTGAGAACCTTAAGAAATCTTTCGGTGGCAAGGAAGTTCTCAAGGGCGTTTCCTTCAATATGAATGAAGGCGAGACCAAAGTGATAATCGGTCCCAGCGGAACCGGCAAGAGCACTCTGCTCTCCTGCATAAACATGCTTGTAACTCCAGATGAAGGCAAGATCTGGTTAGAAGAGGAAGAAGTGACTTCTGCAAAGAACATTAACAGGATTCGTCAGGAGATAGGTTTTGTATTCCAGGACTTTGGTCTCTTCAATCATCTTACGGCCCTCAGGAATGTCATGGTCGGCTTGACCAAGGTCAAGAAGGTGGAAAAAGAAAAAGCAAGAGAACTGGCAATGAAGGAACTCAAGAGAGTTGGTCTAGAGCGAGAAGCGAAGATGTATCCCGCACAACTCTCGGGTGGTCAGAAGCAAAGAGTGGGCATCGCGCGCGCTCTCGCAATGCAGCCGAAGATAATACTTTTCGACGAGCCCACGTCGGCTCTCGACCCTGAACTGATCGGGGAAGTTCTCTCTGTTATGAAGAATCTTGCTGAAAGCGGGATGACTATGCTTGTTGTAACTCATGAAATGGGGTTCGCCAGAACCGTTTCAGATGAGATCATCTTCATGGAGCACGGCCACATAGTCGAACAGAGCTCTCCTGAAGAGATGTTCAAGAATCCCAAGAATGCGAGAACAAAGGAATTTCTCTTTAAGCTCAACGAGCTCTACGGGGAGTGA
- a CDS encoding basic amino acid ABC transporter substrate-binding protein: MKKTLLVLLVLLISVGFAFGVKYVVGTSADFPPFEYVENGEFVGFDIDLIKAIADEMGFEIEIRDMSFDSLIAALVSGNLDLVVSGMTITSEREEVVSFSKPYWTADQSVVVREDSEMTVTVLFGKHNVGVQTGTTGDLWVEENLVQPKILTGDFKRYDTYILAMTDLVNKNIDAIVLDAPVAESFAEVRPVKIVGVIKTYEDYGIAVNKANVELLDLINEGISRLEESGKLNELNLKHF, translated from the coding sequence ATGAAGAAAACTTTGCTAGTATTGCTCGTGCTGCTGATTTCCGTTGGCTTTGCATTTGGAGTCAAGTATGTGGTCGGCACAAGCGCAGATTTTCCACCATTTGAATATGTAGAGAATGGAGAGTTCGTGGGGTTCGACATTGATCTCATCAAAGCGATCGCCGATGAGATGGGGTTTGAGATCGAAATAAGAGATATGAGCTTCGATTCTCTTATTGCGGCTCTGGTATCTGGAAATCTCGATCTCGTCGTCTCTGGAATGACGATTACTTCTGAAAGAGAAGAAGTGGTCTCTTTCTCGAAACCTTATTGGACAGCCGATCAGAGCGTAGTTGTGAGAGAAGACAGTGAAATGACTGTGACGGTTCTCTTCGGGAAGCATAACGTTGGAGTTCAGACGGGTACGACCGGAGATCTCTGGGTCGAGGAGAATCTTGTCCAGCCAAAGATCCTTACGGGTGATTTCAAGAGATACGACACATACATTCTTGCAATGACCGACCTGGTCAACAAGAACATCGATGCAATAGTCCTTGACGCACCTGTAGCAGAGAGCTTTGCAGAGGTCAGACCGGTGAAGATCGTTGGAGTCATCAAGACTTACGAAGACTATGGTATTGCAGTAAACAAGGCAAACGTGGAACTACTGGATCTTATAAACGAAGGCATTTCGAGACTTGAGGAGTCCGGAAAGCTTAATGAACTGAACCTCAAGCACTTCTGA